One genomic window of Arthrobacter caoxuetaonis includes the following:
- a CDS encoding SDR family NAD(P)-dependent oxidoreductase — translation MTETAVITGATSGLGAEFARQLAERGYNVVLTARDKERLEAKAGELASRYKVEASVLPADLSTTQGVDAVAARVAQPDVALLVNNAGYGLKNDFHANPAQAELDHLNVLVTAPLLLSHAAVNSMLSRGGGRIINVASVAGFIPRGTYSAAKSWVINFSRWANLHYNTRGITVTAVCPGFVHTEFHQRMDMDKTLYPTWMWLDADRVVREGLKDAFAGKGVSVPSTRYRVLAAIGSRGPQALVARIGGRGR, via the coding sequence ATGACTGAAACGGCAGTAATTACCGGTGCAACCTCGGGCCTGGGTGCTGAATTCGCACGCCAGCTGGCTGAGCGCGGCTACAACGTTGTGCTCACCGCCCGGGATAAGGAGCGGCTGGAAGCCAAGGCGGGCGAACTCGCATCCCGCTACAAAGTGGAGGCATCCGTGCTTCCCGCGGACCTGTCCACCACGCAGGGGGTGGACGCCGTGGCTGCCAGGGTGGCGCAGCCCGACGTCGCGCTCCTAGTCAACAACGCCGGCTACGGACTCAAGAACGACTTCCATGCCAACCCGGCCCAGGCGGAGCTCGACCATTTGAACGTGCTGGTCACCGCACCCCTGCTGCTCAGCCACGCTGCGGTCAATTCGATGCTGAGCCGGGGCGGCGGCCGGATCATCAACGTCGCCTCCGTGGCCGGATTCATTCCGCGCGGTACGTACAGTGCTGCAAAGTCCTGGGTCATTAACTTCAGCCGCTGGGCCAACCTGCACTACAACACCCGCGGGATCACGGTAACGGCGGTCTGCCCCGGTTTCGTGCATACCGAATTCCATCAGCGGATGGACATGGACAAGACTCTCTATCCGACCTGGATGTGGCTTGACGCAGACCGCGTGGTGCGCGAGGGACTCAAGGACGCGTTCGCCGGGAAGGGCGTATCCGTGCCGTCAACCCGTTACCGGGTCCTGGCCGCGATCGGCAGCCGGGGGCCCCAGGCGCTGGTAGCCAGGATCGGCGGCCGCGGGCGCTAA
- a CDS encoding serine hydrolase domain-containing protein, with protein sequence MAPTTAGRTRLRILAAALLALTAAGSGAAQASPAAQLPSAPAPAQVTGQDVGQWLDGLVPGALDSTGIPGAVISVVAGDEVIAARGYGQAQTGTPGKAAAAEDTLFRIASVSKTITATAVMQLVERGELNLDTGISAYLDFDLPQPKGEVTLRHLLTHTAGFEERIRGLVSPDAAPPLRDTVAIDPPAQVFRPGTVPAYSNYGNALAGYIVERTADQPFADYVEQHIFDPLDMDSTSFAQPLPPHLADRLAFGYPDEAGPPLPFEYVAAAPAGAASGTATDMGRFMLALLGAGPQPERVLRPATLAQMLSPGLTDGDSLEPRMTLGFFDHSRSGHRALGHDGDSQVFHTAMRLYPDAGLGIFVAFNGNGRSPSDPTALRQALTEGFADRYLPGGPGGLENSGTVPSEGTDTPSPASGDAFHRAETIAGVYQQSRAPFSSFAGLISLTGQTVLTAQPDGTLLASPDPAGFAPAVYEEIGPWVWRQADGQEILAAHAPDGRVEAIRFSSAFALLPVAAWQDARVVLPLLTGCLGVLALTVIAWPLRYALHRRHRIPGASPRRLSGILTGAGVGAGLAAAAGWIAVLVSIASYRDVPDAPLRVLQLLQAMALAAVVPAGAWVIEAIRLRPGAAALAGRVLILLALAGWGWFALSFGLLAADVSY encoded by the coding sequence ATGGCTCCTACAACCGCCGGCCGAACGCGTCTCCGGATTCTCGCTGCCGCGCTGCTGGCCCTGACCGCCGCTGGAAGCGGCGCTGCGCAGGCTTCCCCGGCTGCACAGCTGCCTTCAGCACCAGCTCCTGCGCAGGTCACCGGGCAGGACGTCGGGCAGTGGCTGGACGGCCTAGTGCCCGGTGCCCTCGATTCGACGGGAATTCCGGGCGCTGTCATTTCCGTGGTCGCGGGGGACGAGGTCATCGCCGCCCGGGGCTACGGTCAGGCGCAGACCGGCACCCCGGGGAAGGCAGCGGCTGCCGAAGACACGCTTTTCCGGATCGCTTCAGTGTCCAAGACCATCACCGCCACGGCGGTGATGCAGCTGGTCGAGCGCGGCGAGTTGAATCTTGACACAGGCATCTCCGCGTACCTGGACTTCGATCTGCCGCAGCCCAAGGGCGAGGTGACCCTTCGGCATCTGCTGACGCATACCGCCGGCTTCGAGGAGCGTATCCGCGGGCTCGTCTCCCCGGATGCTGCTCCGCCGCTGCGGGACACCGTGGCCATCGATCCCCCGGCACAGGTATTCCGGCCCGGCACGGTGCCCGCATACTCCAATTACGGCAATGCCCTGGCCGGTTACATCGTCGAACGTACTGCTGACCAGCCGTTCGCAGACTACGTTGAGCAGCACATCTTTGACCCCCTGGATATGGACTCCACCAGCTTCGCGCAGCCGCTGCCGCCGCACCTGGCTGACCGTTTGGCCTTCGGATATCCGGATGAAGCCGGACCGCCCCTCCCCTTTGAGTACGTGGCCGCGGCTCCCGCAGGTGCCGCCTCGGGAACGGCCACCGACATGGGCCGATTTATGCTGGCTCTCCTGGGCGCTGGACCACAGCCTGAACGGGTGCTGCGCCCTGCGACCCTGGCACAGATGCTCTCGCCCGGACTCACGGATGGGGACAGCCTGGAACCGCGTATGACTCTGGGGTTTTTCGACCACAGCCGCAGCGGCCACCGCGCCCTGGGCCACGACGGCGACAGCCAGGTCTTTCACACCGCCATGCGGCTGTATCCCGACGCCGGTCTGGGCATCTTTGTCGCCTTCAACGGGAATGGCCGTTCGCCCAGCGATCCAACTGCTCTGCGGCAGGCCCTGACGGAAGGTTTCGCTGACCGCTATCTGCCCGGCGGCCCCGGCGGTTTGGAGAACTCAGGAACTGTTCCCTCCGAGGGCACGGACACGCCTTCCCCTGCCTCCGGTGACGCCTTCCATCGGGCTGAAACAATAGCCGGCGTCTACCAGCAATCCCGGGCTCCGTTCAGCTCCTTTGCCGGGCTGATCAGCCTGACGGGCCAGACTGTGTTGACTGCCCAGCCGGACGGCACCCTGCTCGCTTCCCCGGACCCCGCTGGCTTCGCTCCGGCAGTGTACGAAGAAATAGGGCCCTGGGTGTGGCGGCAGGCTGATGGCCAGGAGATCCTGGCTGCCCATGCGCCGGACGGCCGTGTCGAGGCCATAAGGTTCAGCTCCGCTTTCGCGCTTCTTCCGGTAGCCGCGTGGCAGGACGCCAGGGTGGTACTTCCGCTGCTCACCGGTTGCCTGGGGGTTTTGGCGCTGACTGTCATCGCCTGGCCGCTCCGCTATGCCCTCCATCGCCGGCACCGCATTCCCGGCGCTTCGCCTCGGCGTCTCAGCGGCATTCTGACCGGGGCTGGTGTAGGAGCAGGGCTGGCCGCTGCAGCCGGCTGGATAGCCGTCCTGGTCTCCATAGCGTCTTACCGGGACGTTCCGGACGCTCCGCTGCGTGTCCTGCAGCTGCTCCAGGCCATGGCCCTGGCGGCAGTAGTTCCGGCCGGTGCCTGGGTCATCGAGGCCATCCGTCTCCGTCCCGGGGCAGCCGCTCTCGCCGGCCGCGTCCTTATCCTGCTGGCATTGGCCGGCTGGGGGTGGTTCGCGCTGTCCTTCGGGTTGTTGGCCGCCGACGTGAGTTACTAG
- a CDS encoding phosphoribosyltransferase, whose translation MNERPVHPFPYSDRSEAGRVLGAALRKYRGTPGLLVLGLPRGGVPVAAEVATALDAALDVVVVRKVGHPRQAELAAGAVAEAAGESVAVWNDDVVRHWLDTEPASAQAELDAVAAAERAELLRRSENYRPRLPPQQVYGKTVLVVDDGLATGATMRAALAAVRGLDPAWLVAAAPMSCGPASLAAGPADDVVVPWDNSRLASVGQAYRVFGQTSDAEVRKTLGLN comes from the coding sequence GTGAATGAGAGGCCAGTGCACCCCTTTCCCTATTCCGACCGGTCCGAAGCCGGGCGGGTCCTCGGCGCTGCGTTGAGGAAGTACCGTGGCACCCCCGGGCTGCTGGTCCTCGGCCTGCCGCGCGGCGGTGTTCCGGTAGCTGCGGAAGTGGCAACCGCACTGGACGCAGCGCTTGACGTGGTCGTGGTGCGGAAAGTGGGCCATCCCCGGCAGGCGGAACTTGCGGCGGGCGCGGTGGCTGAGGCGGCGGGCGAGAGCGTTGCCGTCTGGAACGACGACGTCGTCCGGCACTGGCTGGACACGGAACCGGCGAGCGCCCAGGCGGAATTGGACGCCGTTGCCGCTGCGGAACGGGCAGAGCTGCTTCGCCGGTCCGAAAATTACCGGCCCCGGCTGCCGCCGCAGCAGGTCTATGGCAAGACGGTCCTTGTGGTCGACGACGGGCTCGCCACCGGGGCGACCATGCGTGCTGCACTGGCCGCGGTTCGAGGACTGGACCCGGCGTGGCTGGTGGCCGCCGCACCCATGAGCTGCGGCCCCGCTTCCCTGGCGGCCGGGCCCGCAGACGACGTCGTGGTGCCCTGGGATAACAGCCGGCTCGCCTCGGTGGGTCAGGCTTACCGGGTCTTTGGCCAGACCAGCGATGCGGAGGTGCGGAAGACACTGGGGCTGAACTGA
- a CDS encoding LamB/YcsF family protein: MATIDLNADVGESFGRWSLGDDMAMIGAVSSVNVACGFHAGDAGTMYAACIAAAGAGTAVGAHPGYRDLSGFGRRALDVEPAELTGEIIYQIGALQSLALAAGTRVSYVKPHGALYNTIAVDPRQAGAVIDAVGAVDPGLPLVVLPGSVVERLAAEAGLRTIAEVFADRAYTPDGTLVSRTVPGAVLQDLGEITDHVLRLALDGKIQAVDGTVIDVAAESICVHGDTPGAVAMGRAVRVALEENGVDVASFI, encoded by the coding sequence ATGGCCACGATCGACCTGAATGCCGACGTCGGGGAATCTTTTGGCCGCTGGTCCCTTGGGGATGACATGGCAATGATCGGCGCCGTTTCCAGTGTGAACGTCGCCTGCGGTTTCCACGCGGGGGACGCCGGCACCATGTACGCGGCCTGCATCGCTGCCGCCGGGGCCGGGACCGCCGTCGGCGCCCATCCCGGCTACCGCGACCTCTCGGGTTTCGGACGGCGTGCCCTGGACGTGGAGCCGGCTGAGCTGACCGGAGAGATCATCTACCAGATCGGCGCGCTGCAGTCCCTGGCCCTGGCGGCCGGGACGAGGGTCAGCTACGTCAAGCCGCACGGCGCCCTCTACAACACCATCGCCGTGGACCCGCGCCAGGCCGGCGCCGTGATCGACGCGGTCGGCGCAGTGGATCCCGGCCTGCCGCTGGTGGTCCTCCCGGGCTCCGTGGTTGAACGTCTGGCCGCCGAGGCCGGATTGCGCACCATTGCCGAAGTGTTTGCGGACCGCGCCTACACCCCTGACGGCACGCTGGTCTCCAGGACGGTTCCCGGAGCCGTGCTCCAAGACCTCGGCGAAATCACCGACCATGTCCTGCGGCTCGCGCTGGACGGCAAGATCCAGGCCGTGGACGGCACCGTCATCGATGTCGCCGCCGAGAGCATCTGTGTCCACGGTGACACCCCCGGGGCGGTAGCCATGGGCCGGGCCGTCCGGGTTGCCCTGGAAGAAAACGGCGTCGATGTTGCCAGCTTCATCTGA
- a CDS encoding long-chain-fatty-acid--CoA ligase, translating to MTAAQEPLWVRHYQPGVPAEIELPTESLTAMVEDAVARFGPKVALEFFGAETTYEQLGDQINRAAEGLRKLGVRHGHRVAIILPNCPQYLVAFYAVLRLGGVVVGHNPLYTERELRHQFENHGAQVAIVWDKAVEKIQDFPDDVTVPNIIAVDITKAMPRLKRIGLRLPIPSIRRTRAGLTTKTEHTIPWEKLLANDPIDPLHPKPTVNDLAALQYTSGTTGMPKGVMLSHYNLRANALQGQAWMHGAQEGEEVIYGVLPMFHAFGLTLYLTFAMLTGSRLVLFPKFDVDLVLDAAKKSKPTVFCAVPPIYEKVAIESKKRGIDISTIRYAISGAMTLSSKTVELWEEVSGGLLVEGYGLTESSPVALGNPFAESRRNGTIGVPFPSTRMRVADPDDVSRDVPTGEPGELLISGPQVFSGYWNNPEETEEVLTEDGWLRTGDIVTVDEDGFVKVVDRRKELIITGGFNVSPSEVEEVIRSNQDVSDVAVVGLQRGASGEQVVAAVVMQPDTELDEQALRAFCRERLTPYKVPRRIVAIEELPKSMLGKVLRKQVRDSLEGTI from the coding sequence ATGACCGCTGCCCAGGAACCGCTGTGGGTTAGGCACTACCAGCCAGGCGTGCCGGCAGAAATCGAACTGCCGACGGAATCGCTGACCGCAATGGTGGAAGACGCCGTCGCCCGGTTCGGCCCCAAGGTAGCCCTGGAGTTCTTCGGCGCCGAGACCACGTACGAGCAGCTGGGCGACCAGATCAACCGTGCAGCGGAAGGCCTGCGGAAGCTCGGGGTCCGCCACGGACACCGGGTCGCGATCATCCTGCCCAACTGTCCCCAGTACCTCGTCGCGTTCTATGCGGTCCTGCGGCTGGGCGGCGTCGTCGTCGGACACAACCCGCTGTACACCGAGCGCGAGCTGCGCCACCAGTTCGAGAACCACGGCGCGCAGGTCGCGATCGTCTGGGACAAGGCCGTCGAGAAAATCCAGGACTTCCCCGACGACGTCACGGTTCCCAACATCATCGCCGTGGACATCACCAAGGCCATGCCGCGGCTGAAGCGGATTGGCCTGCGCCTGCCGATTCCCTCGATCCGCCGGACCCGTGCGGGCCTCACCACCAAGACCGAGCACACCATCCCCTGGGAAAAGCTGCTCGCCAACGATCCGATCGACCCGCTGCACCCCAAGCCGACGGTCAACGACCTCGCCGCCCTGCAGTACACCTCCGGAACTACCGGCATGCCCAAGGGCGTGATGCTCAGCCACTACAACCTGCGCGCCAACGCCCTGCAGGGGCAGGCCTGGATGCACGGAGCTCAGGAAGGGGAGGAGGTCATCTACGGCGTGCTGCCCATGTTCCACGCCTTTGGCCTGACCCTGTACCTGACGTTTGCCATGCTCACGGGTTCCCGGCTGGTGCTGTTCCCGAAGTTCGACGTCGACCTGGTCCTGGATGCGGCGAAGAAATCCAAGCCCACCGTTTTCTGTGCCGTGCCGCCGATCTACGAAAAGGTGGCCATCGAGTCCAAGAAGCGCGGCATTGACATCTCCACCATCCGCTACGCGATTTCCGGGGCTATGACCCTCTCTTCAAAGACTGTTGAGCTGTGGGAAGAGGTCTCCGGCGGACTGCTGGTGGAAGGCTACGGGCTGACCGAGTCCTCCCCGGTGGCCCTGGGCAATCCCTTCGCGGAAAGCCGCCGCAACGGAACAATCGGCGTGCCGTTCCCCAGCACGCGCATGCGGGTGGCAGATCCGGACGATGTTTCCCGGGACGTACCGACCGGCGAGCCCGGCGAACTGCTGATCAGCGGGCCGCAGGTGTTCTCCGGTTACTGGAACAATCCCGAGGAAACCGAAGAAGTCCTGACCGAGGACGGGTGGCTGCGCACCGGGGACATCGTCACGGTGGATGAAGACGGTTTTGTGAAGGTGGTGGACCGCCGCAAGGAGCTCATCATCACTGGAGGGTTCAATGTGTCTCCCTCCGAAGTCGAGGAAGTCATCCGCAGCAACCAGGACGTCTCCGACGTCGCCGTGGTGGGCCTGCAGCGGGGCGCCAGCGGCGAGCAGGTGGTCGCCGCCGTCGTGATGCAGCCGGACACCGAATTGGACGAACAGGCACTGCGTGCCTTCTGCCGTGAACGGCTCACGCCCTACAAGGTTCCCCGCCGCATCGTGGCGATCGAGGAGCTGCCCAAGTCGATGCTGGGGAAGGTGCTGCGCAAGCAGGTCCGCGACTCGCTGGAGGGCACCATCTAA
- a CDS encoding YsnF/AvaK domain-containing protein, whose amino-acid sequence MAETDREFQAPGVPGVHSLPKENNTMISNQQVEGLMASSGNVLGPNGDKIGSVGTFYLDDQTNEPAWVTVNTGLFGSNETFVPLSEATVEGMDVLVPYSKEEVKNAPQIESDGSISAEEEVTLYRYYGFTYDDGSSGTDSMEAGGGTDTLIESETDTISGTEGRSSGMGSGSGMGSGSGSGMGSGSGTGTSNLSERSGSNVDDAMTRSEERLDVGTQRRETGKARLRKYTVTENVTTEVPVSHEEVVIEREPITDANREAAMRGPELREDEYEVTLHSEEPVVEKHTEPVERIRLGTETVSGSETVSEEVQKEKIDTEVDDASKRNMSTGSGHDSGHHGSGSGHDSGSGGSGSGGSGSGRDSGSGGSR is encoded by the coding sequence GTGGCTGAAACTGATCGTGAATTCCAAGCGCCGGGGGTTCCCGGCGTACATTCGCTGCCGAAGGAGAACAACACGATGATCAGCAATCAGCAAGTCGAAGGACTCATGGCCTCTTCGGGAAACGTGCTCGGTCCCAACGGAGACAAAATCGGATCCGTGGGAACGTTCTACCTCGATGACCAGACGAACGAGCCCGCCTGGGTGACGGTAAACACCGGGCTGTTCGGTTCCAACGAGACCTTTGTCCCCCTCAGTGAGGCAACCGTGGAGGGCATGGATGTGCTGGTGCCCTACTCCAAGGAAGAAGTGAAGAACGCTCCCCAAATCGAAAGCGACGGCTCCATCAGCGCCGAGGAGGAAGTCACTCTCTACCGTTACTACGGCTTTACGTACGACGACGGCAGCTCCGGCACTGACTCGATGGAAGCGGGCGGGGGAACGGACACCCTGATCGAGTCCGAAACGGACACCATTTCGGGCACGGAAGGACGCTCGTCGGGCATGGGGTCCGGCTCAGGTATGGGCTCGGGAAGCGGGTCCGGAATGGGCAGCGGCTCGGGCACCGGTACTTCGAACCTTTCGGAGCGCAGCGGTTCGAATGTGGACGATGCCATGACCCGCTCGGAAGAGCGGCTCGACGTCGGCACCCAGCGCCGCGAGACCGGCAAGGCCCGGCTGCGCAAGTACACGGTGACGGAAAACGTAACCACCGAAGTGCCGGTGAGCCACGAAGAGGTCGTGATCGAGCGTGAGCCGATCACTGACGCCAACCGGGAAGCGGCGATGCGCGGTCCGGAGCTGCGCGAGGATGAGTACGAAGTCACCCTGCACAGCGAGGAGCCTGTTGTCGAGAAACACACCGAACCGGTGGAGCGCATCCGGCTGGGCACCGAAACCGTAAGCGGGTCGGAAACCGTGAGCGAAGAAGTGCAGAAGGAGAAGATCGACACCGAAGTGGATGATGCCTCCAAGCGCAACATGTCCACGGGATCAGGCCACGATTCCGGACACCACGGCTCCGGATCCGGCCACGACTCAGGATCGGGCGGTTCCGGATCGGGCGGTTCCGGATCGGGCCGCGATTCCGGGTCAGGCGGCTCGCGCTGA
- a CDS encoding HdeD family acid-resistance protein, producing the protein MTHGSAYGWGGLSLDTSELSSRTISAVRTGFGIAGGVALVIGLLILFWPQATLSVIAFFFGLYFLISGIVRVVSGITAPMSSGLRVLNIILGVLLFILGIAAIRNPLSSLEVLGMVVGIAWIIEGIMALTEIETGGSRWYAITFGVLSIIAGVVVLFLPVESLAALVIFGGIFLVVLGIVQLVRAITFGRGSVRAA; encoded by the coding sequence ATGACCCACGGAAGCGCTTACGGCTGGGGAGGACTCTCCCTCGACACCAGCGAGCTCTCCTCACGGACCATATCGGCGGTGCGGACCGGCTTCGGCATAGCAGGCGGTGTTGCACTCGTCATCGGACTGCTGATCCTCTTTTGGCCCCAGGCCACACTGTCCGTCATCGCCTTTTTCTTTGGCCTGTACTTCCTCATTTCGGGCATAGTGCGCGTCGTCAGCGGAATCACCGCCCCCATGTCATCCGGCCTGCGGGTACTGAACATCATTTTGGGGGTGCTGCTCTTCATCCTCGGCATCGCTGCCATCCGGAATCCGCTGTCCTCACTCGAGGTGCTTGGCATGGTGGTGGGAATTGCGTGGATCATCGAGGGGATCATGGCGCTGACGGAGATCGAAACCGGAGGGTCGCGCTGGTACGCCATAACCTTCGGGGTGCTGAGCATCATTGCCGGAGTCGTGGTGCTGTTCCTGCCGGTCGAGTCCCTGGCCGCACTGGTCATCTTCGGTGGAATCTTCCTGGTCGTGCTGGGAATCGTGCAGCTGGTGCGGGCCATCACCTTCGGCCGCGGCAGCGTGCGCGCCGCCTAG
- a CDS encoding ATP-grasp domain-containing protein — protein MALPVYALHENPEWFPPFAKAFEAEGVEVHEWLLTDGVLDLDAAPPEGIFWSRISASSHTRGHGLSKDYARAVLAWLEAHGRRTVNGRRVLELEMSKVDQLTALRAAGIETPRTVAAIGRSQILAAAKEFPVPFILKHNQGGKGLGVRKFESHGELADYVASEEFEEPADGITLVQEFIQAAEPFISRVELVGGKFVYAIQADTARGGFQLCPADACAIDPSTGRPIMPPGASIAPEPDTQLFSLREGFDHPIIAAYEEFARRMDLEVCGIEFIEAADGRLLTYDVNTNTNYNAVVEAAAPVSAPRTLAAYLGALAAEA, from the coding sequence ATGGCACTGCCCGTATACGCCCTGCACGAGAATCCCGAGTGGTTCCCGCCCTTCGCCAAGGCATTCGAGGCTGAGGGAGTCGAGGTGCACGAATGGCTGCTGACGGACGGCGTCCTGGACCTTGATGCCGCACCTCCGGAGGGAATCTTCTGGTCACGGATCAGCGCCTCATCCCACACCCGCGGACACGGTCTCTCCAAGGACTACGCCCGCGCGGTGCTGGCCTGGCTGGAAGCCCACGGCCGCCGTACGGTCAACGGCCGGCGTGTCCTGGAGCTGGAAATGAGCAAGGTGGACCAGCTCACCGCCCTGCGTGCCGCAGGCATTGAGACGCCCCGCACTGTAGCGGCGATCGGCCGCAGCCAGATCCTCGCTGCCGCCAAGGAATTCCCGGTGCCGTTCATCCTGAAGCACAACCAGGGCGGCAAGGGCCTGGGCGTCCGCAAGTTCGAATCCCACGGTGAGCTGGCCGACTACGTGGCCTCGGAGGAGTTCGAGGAACCGGCCGACGGCATCACGCTGGTGCAGGAGTTCATCCAGGCGGCGGAACCGTTCATCAGCCGGGTAGAGCTGGTCGGAGGGAAGTTCGTCTACGCCATCCAGGCAGACACCGCCCGCGGAGGCTTCCAGCTGTGCCCTGCCGATGCCTGTGCGATCGACCCCTCCACCGGCAGGCCGATCATGCCGCCGGGGGCATCGATCGCGCCGGAGCCCGATACCCAGCTCTTCAGCCTGCGGGAGGGATTCGACCACCCCATCATCGCCGCCTATGAGGAGTTCGCCCGCCGGATGGACCTGGAGGTGTGCGGCATTGAATTCATCGAGGCCGCGGACGGCCGGCTGCTGACCTATGACGTGAACACCAATACGAACTACAACGCCGTGGTTGAGGCTGCAGCACCCGTCTCCGCTCCCCGGACACTGGCCGCCTATCTCGGGGCGCTCGCCGCAGAAGCGTAG
- a CDS encoding ammonium transporter has translation MDSGNTAWLLASAALVCLMIPGIAFFYGGMVGSRRILNMMMMCFGSASLVAILWVLFGYSAAFGNSLGSLGLLGNPVEFFGLEQLLTEDPAAALPGALFAVFQLMFACVTTALVAGAAAGRMKFGAWMVFAGLWAALVYFPVAHWVFAFDNEDGTVVGGWIANMLGAIDFAGGTAVHMNAGVAALALALVLGRSRGWPQVVSRPHNRPLVILGASLLWVGWYGFNAGSALSAGHTAAVVFLNTAVAAAAGLLGWALMERLRLGRSSTLGAASGLIAGLVAITPACGAVSPLGAVAIGAIAGLVCSLAIEWKFRLGYDDSLDVVGVHLVGGIIGTLLIGFFATDAAPNGVSGVFYGGGWSQLGIQAVATVAVLAYSFILTWAIAKALDLVMGLRVPEEHELKGIDLAAHSESAYFNDDEPAELGAPARQ, from the coding sequence ATGGACTCTGGAAACACCGCCTGGCTGCTCGCCAGCGCCGCGCTCGTCTGCCTGATGATTCCCGGAATTGCCTTCTTCTACGGCGGAATGGTGGGGTCGCGGCGGATCCTGAACATGATGATGATGTGTTTCGGCAGCGCGAGCCTGGTTGCCATCCTCTGGGTGCTTTTCGGATACTCCGCGGCTTTCGGCAACTCGCTCGGCTCCCTGGGCCTGCTGGGGAACCCGGTGGAGTTCTTCGGACTGGAGCAGCTTCTCACCGAAGATCCGGCGGCTGCGCTTCCGGGAGCCCTCTTTGCCGTCTTCCAGCTGATGTTCGCCTGCGTCACTACTGCCCTGGTGGCAGGGGCAGCAGCGGGCCGGATGAAGTTCGGGGCCTGGATGGTTTTCGCCGGTCTCTGGGCTGCACTGGTCTACTTTCCGGTCGCGCACTGGGTCTTCGCCTTCGACAATGAGGACGGCACCGTGGTGGGCGGGTGGATCGCCAACATGCTCGGAGCCATTGACTTCGCCGGCGGTACCGCCGTCCATATGAACGCAGGTGTTGCGGCACTGGCGCTGGCGCTGGTCCTGGGCCGGAGCCGGGGCTGGCCGCAGGTGGTCAGCCGGCCGCACAACCGTCCGCTCGTGATCCTGGGCGCCAGCCTGCTGTGGGTGGGGTGGTACGGCTTCAACGCCGGCTCCGCCCTAAGCGCAGGACACACTGCCGCCGTCGTCTTCCTGAATACGGCCGTGGCTGCTGCCGCCGGCCTGCTGGGGTGGGCCCTCATGGAGCGGCTGCGCCTTGGCCGGTCCTCCACCCTGGGTGCTGCCTCCGGGCTGATCGCCGGGCTCGTGGCCATCACTCCGGCCTGCGGGGCCGTCAGTCCGCTCGGAGCCGTGGCCATCGGCGCCATCGCCGGGCTGGTCTGTTCCCTCGCCATCGAGTGGAAGTTCCGCCTGGGATATGACGATTCCCTCGACGTCGTGGGCGTGCACCTGGTGGGCGGCATCATCGGCACCCTCCTGATCGGCTTCTTCGCCACGGATGCCGCCCCGAACGGGGTCAGTGGAGTCTTCTACGGCGGCGGATGGAGCCAGCTGGGGATCCAGGCGGTTGCGACCGTCGCGGTGCTGGCCTACTCCTTCATCCTTACCTGGGCGATTGCCAAGGCCCTGGACCTGGTGATGGGCCTTCGCGTTCCGGAGGAACATGAGCTGAAGGGCATCGACCTTGCGGCCCATTCGGAATCGGCGTACTTCAACGATGACGAGCCGGCGGAACTGGGGGCACCTGCACGCCAATAG